The nucleotide sequence GAACGGGCGGGGCGCCGCCGGCTCCGCCGGGCTCAGGCGTGGGAGCCCTCGATCCACGCCGGCTCCCGGTCCGATCCGGCGTAGTTGTCGACGTGGTCGGCAAAGTCGATGAACAGCGGCCCGTCGGGATCGAACGGCCGCTGCAGCGTCGAGAAGGCAATCTTCTTGTCGAGGTTGTTGAGCTTGTGCAGAGCCTCGGGCCGGTCGAGGTCGCGCAGCTCCAGGCGGGGCCGGACCACCTCGAACGCCTCCTCCCCCGCCGCCGTGCGCACGAGCACGCTCGAGTAGTCGTCGGCGCTGCCCACGCTTCCCACCGCGATGTCGGCGGCGTGGCCGAGGAAGTCGGCGCACTCGTCGCAGCCCTTGAGGGCGGCTCCATGAAAGTCTTTTATGGGCTCCTCGACGAGGCGGGTGCCGTCGTGGGCATCGACGAGCAGCTTGCCGTGCATGATGTCGACCCGCGCCACGTCGTCGAGGTTCACGTCCCGCCGGTCGCGCAGCTCGGTGAGCATGAGACCCTCGTAGTTGAAGCTCTTGGTGCACATGAGGGCCACGGTCAGCACCACGGCTTCGGGATGCGACCGGCCCCACGTCCAGGTGCGCGACTGGAGGGCGCGCAGACCCTGGATCTCGCACGGGGTGCCGACCAGCGCCAACCGGGGCCGGTCGGGCAGGCCCCGGCCGGCGAGGTCGAGATGGGCCAGAGCCATGGTCTGGTTGTAGAAGCTGCCGGCCGACTCGACGACGTCCTCGGCGGTGCGGGCGACGAACGCCTCACCCTTCCACTGCTCGGTGTTGCTCGGCCGGGCAACCAGGGCGCCGTCGATGTGGCCCGCCTCGATGAGCGAGATCAGCAGCGCGCTCACGAAG is from Acidimicrobiales bacterium and encodes:
- a CDS encoding Coenzyme F420 hydrogenase/dehydrogenase, beta subunit C-terminal domain; protein product: MSKTFDIRREMNDIAEAPGKTWFFELAAAVIDADRCIQCGACVAACPSDSIGIGSEGLPALVKMCTGCSLCWDFCPRGGMRYESLWPEEACLVDEGGWKVTGGGGVEGLGRLRQSYTARVADRIPGVQDGGFVSALLISLIEAGHIDGALVARPSNTEQWKGEAFVARTAEDVVESAGSFYNQTMALAHLDLAGRGLPDRPRLALVGTPCEIQGLRALQSRTWTWGRSHPEAVVLTVALMCTKSFNYEGLMLTELRDRRDVNLDDVARVDIMHGKLLVDAHDGTRLVEEPIKDFHGAALKGCDECADFLGHAADIAVGSVGSADDYSSVLVRTAAGEEAFEVVRPRLELRDLDRPEALHKLNNLDKKIAFSTLQRPFDPDGPLFIDFADHVDNYAGSDREPAWIEGSHA